In the Malus domestica chromosome 16, GDT2T_hap1 genome, one interval contains:
- the LOC103425478 gene encoding transcription termination factor MTEF1, chloroplastic-like: MIRHLQPQTFLPQASLSPTPKPSINPNLIPKSISNSLRPTLNSPNYPSLSHHPSTSADPGLLFREKVLYLETHLNVDSQKALHQNPDFRSCPLSSLKSVEGCLSSMGIERSAQGRILDMYPQLLTVDPHSALYPIFDFLLTEVRIPFPDIRKSIIRCPRLLVSHLDYQLRPALKFLTELGFSGRSSITCQTTVLLVSSVQFTLLPKIEYLQSLGLSYEEVVNMVIRSPGLLTFSINNNYKPKVDFFLEEMKRDVGELKRFPQYFSFSLEGKIKPRHRLLVEHGFSLPLREMLRVSDGEFNARLIEMRLGSAEGSWV; this comes from the coding sequence ATGATTCGCCATCTCCAACCTCAAACCTTCCTTCCCCAAGCTTCTCTCAGTCCAACTCCAAAACCCTCCATAAACCCTAACCTTATCCCCAAATCAATCTCCAACTCCCTCAGGCCGACTCTCAATTCGCCAAATTATCCCTCACTTTCCCACCACCCAAGCACCTCCGCCGACCCCGGCCTCCTCTTCCGCGAAAAGGTCCTCTACTTAGAAACCCACCTCAACGTCGATTCCCAAAAGGCCCTCCACCAAAACCCAGATTTCCGCTCCTGCCCCCTCTCCTCCCTCAAGTCCGTCGAGGGATGCCTCTCCTCCATGGGCATCGAGCGCTCCGCCCAGGGTCGGATCCTCGACATGTACCCACAGCTCCTCACCGTGGACCCGCACTCTGCCCTCTATCCAATCTTCGATTTCCTCCTCACCGAGGTCCGAATCCCCTTTCCGGATATCCGGAAGTCCATAATCCGGTGCCCGAGGCTCCTAGTCTCCCACTTGGACTACCAATTGCGACCCGCATTGAAGTTCCTGACCGAATTGGGGTTTTCGGGGCGGAGCTCCATCACGTGCCAGACGACAGTGCTGCTGGTTTCGAGCGTGCAATTTACCCTTTTGCCCAAGATTGAGTATTTGCAGAGCTTGGGGCTGAGCTACGAGGAGGTGGTGAACATGGTGATAAGGTCGCCGGGGCTGTTGACTTTCAGCATTAACAACAATTACAAGCCGAAAGTTGACTTTTTTCTGGAGGAGATGAAGAGGGACGTGGGGGAACTGAAGAGGTTTCCGCAGTACTTTTCGTTTAGTTTGGAAGGGAAGATTAAGCCGAGGCACCGGTTGCTGGTGGAGCACGGCTTTTCGCTGCCGCTGCGGGAGATGCTGAGGGTCAGCGACGGCGAGTTTAACGCCCGGCTGATTGAGATGCGGTTGGGATCCGCGGAGGGCAGCTGGGTCTAA